CCGCGACCGCCCCCGCCGCGGCCGCGGGCTCGGGGGAGCGGCGCACGCCGCTCACCGGGTTCCGCAAGGCCGCGACGGCCGCGCTCAGCCGTAGCCGCGCCGAGATCCCCGAGGCCACCGTCTGGGTCGACGTGGACGCGACAGCGCTGTGGCAGCTGCGCGAGAGCAACCCGGACGGTCCCGGCCTGCTCGCCTACCTGGCCCGGTTCACGGTCGCCGCGCTGCGTGAGTTCCCGGTGCTCAACGCCCGCTTCGACGCCGACCGGCAGGAGATCGTCGAGTACGACCGGATCGACCTCGGCATCGCCGTCCAGGGCGAACGCGGCCTGGTCGTGCCCGCCGTCATCGGCGCCGAGGCGATGACCACCGCTCGGCTCGGCGAACAGATCCGCCGCCTGACCGCAGCGGCCCGCGCCGGCAAGGCCACCGCGCAGGAGCTGTCGGCCGGCACGTTCACCCTCAACAACTACGGCAACCTGGGGGTCGACGGCAGCGCCGCGATCATCAATCACCCGCAGGTGGCGATCCTCGGCTTCGGCCGGATGATCGACCGGCCGTGGGTGGTCGACGGCCAGCTCTGCGTTCGTAAGATCACGCAGATGAGCTTCGTGTTCGACCACCGGGTCTGCGACGGCGGCACGGCGGCCGGTTTCATGCGCCGCGTCGCCGACGCGATCGAGAACCCGGCCTCGGCGATCGCCCGCCTGTGACCGGCGTCGTGCTGCTGGCCGCCGAGGTGGCCGGCGGCCCGGCGTTCGACGCCGCGCTCGGGCCGCTGCTGCTGCGCCACGGCCTCGGCGACGCCCGCGACATCCTGCGGGTGTACTCGCCGGAGCCGACAGCGGCGTTCAGCCGCCGCGACACCCTGCGCCCCGGCTACGAGCGGGCGGCCGCCGCCGCCCGCTCGGCCGGGTTCACCCCGGTGGTCCGGCCGCAGGGCGGCAGCCTCGCCGTCCAGCACCCGGGCAGCGTGATCATCGACCACGTCCACCGCTCGGGCCCGCAGCCACCCGACCCGGCCGGCCGGTTCCGGCACTTCGCCGCCATGCACGCCGGGATGCTGCGCCGGCTCGGCGTCGACGCGCGGATCGGCGCGGTGCCGGGGGAGTACTGCCCGGGCGAGTACAGCATCAACGACGGCCGCGCCAAGCTGGCCGGCTCCGCCCAGCGCGTCACCCGCGACGGCTGGCTGTTCAGCACGGTCATCCAGGTCACCGGCTCGGCCGTGCTGCGTGGGGCGCTGACCCCGGCGTACGCGAATCTGGGTTACGCGTTCGATCCGGAAACAGTGGGCGCCATCGCGGACCGCACCCCGGCGGTGTCGGTGGCGATGGTGATCGCGGCGGTAATGGCCGCCTACGGAGTGCCGGGTGACCCGGTCACACTGCCGGAGCGGGTGCGCGCCGAGCTGCCGGCCGGGGCTCGCTGATCAGGGACAGGCGGCCGCGGCCAGCCGCTGGAACTCGTCGGCGCCGCCGTTGAAGAGGAAGTCGACGGTCTGGGTCAGCGCTATCGCGGTGAGGTCGCGGTTCGGGTCGTTGAACCAGACGGTGCCGTAGCCGCCCTCCCAGCCGTAGCGGCCGGGCTGGGAGATCGCGTCCGGGACGACGCTGACGCTCATGCCGTATCCCCAGCCACGGCCGGTGAGCGGGTACGGGCCGGCCTCGGCGAGCTGCGCCGGGGTCAGCTGGTTGGTGGTCAGCAGGCGGACCGACTCGGCCGACAGCAGCCGCCGGCCGTGATGAACGCCCCGGTCGAGCAGGAACCGGCTGAACGCGGCGTAGTCGTCGAGGGTCGAGGCGAGCCCGGAGGCGCCGGACGGGAACGCCGGTGGCCGGGTCCACTCCCGCGGCGGCGAGCCGGGTTGCCGTGCCAGCCGTCCGGTCGCCGGATCGGTCGCGTAGAGGCCGGGCAGCCGCGCCGCCTCGGCGCGGGGCAGGGTGAAGCCGGTGTGGTCCATGCCCAGCGGCCGGAACAGCCGGTCATGGAGGAAGTCGCCCAGCGGCCGGCGCGCGGCCCGGGCGATCAGCACACCGAGTACGAGCGCCGCGGTGTTGTACTGCCAGCGGGTGCCCGGCTGGTACATCAGGGGCAGGGTGCCGAACCGCCGGGTCCACTCGTCCGGATCGAGCGGCGTGCGCGGGTCCGGTTGCGCCAGCACCAGCCGCAGCTCGTCGCCTCTGGTGACGATCGGGTACGGCGGCTGGAAGCTGGGCTCGAAGATCATGCCGTGGCCCATCCGGAAGGTGAGCACGTCCGCCACCGTGATCGGGCGCGCCGCCGGGACCGTCCGGTCGAGCGGAGCGTCGAGGCGGGTGAGGACCCGCCGGTCGGCCAGTTCGGGAAGCAGCCGGTCGATCGGCTCGTCCAGGGCCAGCCGGCCGTCCTCGACCAGCATCATGGCGGCTGCCGCGACGATCGGCTTGGTCAGGGACGCGATCCGGAACGGGGTGGCCCGCCGCATCGGCTCGGCGCTGTCCAGTGCCACGGTGCCCACCGTGCCGACGTGCCGGCGTCCGCGGTGCGCGACGAGGTAGACGGCGCCGACCAGTTGGCCCCGGGCGACGCGGGCGGCCATCGCGTCGTGCAGGTCGGCGAGGCCGGCCCGGCAGGACGCACCGGTGCCGGCCGAGGCGCGTACCGCCCCGCCGCCCGTCACCACGCCGACGGCGCCCGCGGCGGCGGTCAACAGTGTTCGTCTGAGCATTGCCGGTCCTCCTGACGCATGTGTTCGGTCATACCGATGGAGACGGTCGGCAGGATCCGGACTCGACGGTGGTGACCACTCGCTTCGCTATGACTCACGTCACAGCTCGGGTCGGCAGGGTGAACCGGGCGCTCCGCTGATCATCCGACGGTGACCGGGCACGACTCCGTTGTGGACCGTCCGCCGGGCGCGTGCGATGATCGGCCGCGCTCGGGCAGACCGGCGGGGGAGGGCACTGATGGGCGACGACGACGGTGATCGGGTGGAGCTGAACACCGGCCGGCCGCATCCGGCCCGGGTGTACGACTACCTGCTCGGCGGGAAGGACAACTTCGCCGCCGATCGGGAGGCCGCCGAGCGGGGGCTGAAAGCCAACCCGGACAGCCGGATCCCGCCCCGGGAGAACCGGCTCTTCCTGCGGCGGGCCGTGCGGTTCCTGGCCGAGCGGGGCATCGACCAGTTCCTCGACATCGGGACCGGGATCCCGAGCGCGCCGAACGTTCACCACGTCGCGCAGGGCATCAACCCGCGCGCCCGGATCGTCTACGTCGACAACGACCCGATCGTGCTGACCCACGCCCGCGCGCTGCTGACCAGCCACCCGGACGGCCGGACCGACTACATCGACGCCGACCTGCGCGAGGTCGACACGATCCTGGACGCGGTGCGGCGCAGCGACACGCTGGACCTCGACCGGCCGGTCGGACTGCTGCTGATCGCGATCCTGCACTTCATCGGCGACGAGCACGACCCGGCGGGGATCGTCCAGCGTCTCCTGGCGGCCCTGCCGCCGGGCAGCTACCTGGCGCTGTCCCACCTGACCGGCGACTTCCGGCCGGAGGCGTGGGCGCAGGTGGCCGAGATCTACCGCAAGCAGGGCGTCACCATGCGGGTCCGGTCCCGGGCCGGGATCGAACGGTTCTTCACCGGTCTGGAGCTGGTCGAGCCGGGACTTCAGGTGGTGCCCGCCTGGCGGCCCGACCTCGGGGAGCCGACCGGGCTGCCGGATCCGTCGGACGCACAGGTCTCGGTCTACGGCGCGGTGGCCAGGAAGCCCTGATCCCCTATCGTCGAGCGGGTGCGGATACGAGAGATCACCGAAGCCGACTGGCCGCAGGTGTGGGTGATCATCCGGGACGTGATCCGGGAGCGGGCGACCTTTCCGTACGACCCGGAGATGACCGAGGAGCAGGCCCGCCCGCTGTGGATCGAGTCGCCGCCCGGCCGGACCGTGGTCGCTGTCGACGGTGAGCGGGTGCTCGGCACGGCGAAGATGGGGACGAACCGCCCGGGCCCCGGATCACACATCGCCACGGCGAGCTTCATGGTCGCCGCCGCCTCCCGCGGGCGGGGCGTCGGCACCGCGCTCTGCCGGGACGCGCTGGACTGGGCGAGGCGGGCCGGTTACGCGGGGATGCAGTTCAACGCGGTGGTGGCCACCAACCGGTCCGCCGTCGAGCTGTACCAGCGGCACGGCTTCGCGATCCTCGGCACGGTGCCGGAGGCGTTCGAGCACCCCACACTCGGCCGGGTCGGCCTGCACCTGATGTATCAGGCGTTCTGAGCGACCGCCAGGAAACTCGCGGCGGTCCCCGGGCCGAGGCGCAACCGTTTCGGGTACGCCGTACCGAAACCGTCCCACCCAGCGCGGACCGTCCGCGCCGGGCGATCCCCGCGCCCAGCGGATCGCGGTGATCGTGCGCGCCGCGCCACCGTGCGGCGACGCCGAGCAGCACGCCGGCCGTGTCGTGCCGCCCGGAAATGTCGGGGGGTGCCGCTAGCCTCCGGGGCGTGATGACGAATGGTGTGGGACGCGTGCCGACCGCGGCCGAGGAGGACCGGTTCTGGGAGCTGGTCGAGTCGGCGTGGGTGGCGTGCGGACCCGAGGCGGCGCGGCTGCGCCGGGCGCTGGCCGAGCGTGACCCGGCGGCGGAGGACACCGACGCCTATGGGCTCGAGGGCTGGACGGAGCAGTTCCTGACCCGGCTCCGGGAGCTGTGCGACGGACTCTCCGCCGCCGAGCTGACCGATCTGGACCGGGTGGTCGAGCGGAAGCTGTTCGACCTCGACCGGGCGGAGGTCCACGAGTACACCGACGGGTCGGACGACGGGTTTCTGTATTGCCGGGGATTCATCG
This window of the Actinoplanes oblitus genome carries:
- a CDS encoding GNAT family N-acetyltransferase; translation: MRIREITEADWPQVWVIIRDVIRERATFPYDPEMTEEQARPLWIESPPGRTVVAVDGERVLGTAKMGTNRPGPGSHIATASFMVAAASRGRGVGTALCRDALDWARRAGYAGMQFNAVVATNRSAVELYQRHGFAILGTVPEAFEHPTLGRVGLHLMYQAF
- a CDS encoding dihydrolipoamide acetyltransferase family protein, which codes for MTTRTFVLPDLGEGLTEAEVVQWLVAEGDVVAVDQSIAEVETAKSVVEVPSPYAGRVRTLHAKAGSTLAVGEPLISVEAAEVAAETAAAETYREEEKAGSGNVLVGYGTSDAPVRARHRRPRAGVRTATGPAARPPQVVSPLVRNLARSNGVDLTTVEPTGRGGVITRADVERAMAAPAATAAAPAPAATAPAAAAGSGERRTPLTGFRKAATAALSRSRAEIPEATVWVDVDATALWQLRESNPDGPGLLAYLARFTVAALREFPVLNARFDADRQEIVEYDRIDLGIAVQGERGLVVPAVIGAEAMTTARLGEQIRRLTAAARAGKATAQELSAGTFTLNNYGNLGVDGSAAIINHPQVAILGFGRMIDRPWVVDGQLCVRKITQMSFVFDHRVCDGGTAAGFMRRVADAIENPASAIARL
- a CDS encoding SAM-dependent methyltransferase produces the protein MGDDDGDRVELNTGRPHPARVYDYLLGGKDNFAADREAAERGLKANPDSRIPPRENRLFLRRAVRFLAERGIDQFLDIGTGIPSAPNVHHVAQGINPRARIVYVDNDPIVLTHARALLTSHPDGRTDYIDADLREVDTILDAVRRSDTLDLDRPVGLLLIAILHFIGDEHDPAGIVQRLLAALPPGSYLALSHLTGDFRPEAWAQVAEIYRKQGVTMRVRSRAGIERFFTGLELVEPGLQVVPAWRPDLGEPTGLPDPSDAQVSVYGAVARKP
- a CDS encoding lipoyl protein ligase domain-containing protein — its product is MTGVVLLAAEVAGGPAFDAALGPLLLRHGLGDARDILRVYSPEPTAAFSRRDTLRPGYERAAAAARSAGFTPVVRPQGGSLAVQHPGSVIIDHVHRSGPQPPDPAGRFRHFAAMHAGMLRRLGVDARIGAVPGEYCPGEYSINDGRAKLAGSAQRVTRDGWLFSTVIQVTGSAVLRGALTPAYANLGYAFDPETVGAIADRTPAVSVAMVIAAVMAAYGVPGDPVTLPERVRAELPAGAR
- a CDS encoding serine hydrolase domain-containing protein, with the translated sequence MLRRTLLTAAAGAVGVVTGGGAVRASAGTGASCRAGLADLHDAMAARVARGQLVGAVYLVAHRGRRHVGTVGTVALDSAEPMRRATPFRIASLTKPIVAAAAMMLVEDGRLALDEPIDRLLPELADRRVLTRLDAPLDRTVPAARPITVADVLTFRMGHGMIFEPSFQPPYPIVTRGDELRLVLAQPDPRTPLDPDEWTRRFGTLPLMYQPGTRWQYNTAALVLGVLIARAARRPLGDFLHDRLFRPLGMDHTGFTLPRAEAARLPGLYATDPATGRLARQPGSPPREWTRPPAFPSGASGLASTLDDYAAFSRFLLDRGVHHGRRLLSAESVRLLTTNQLTPAQLAEAGPYPLTGRGWGYGMSVSVVPDAISQPGRYGWEGGYGTVWFNDPNRDLTAIALTQTVDFLFNGGADEFQRLAAAACP
- a CDS encoding DUF4240 domain-containing protein, with protein sequence MTNGVGRVPTAAEEDRFWELVESAWVACGPEAARLRRALAERDPAAEDTDAYGLEGWTEQFLTRLRELCDGLSAAELTDLDRVVERKLFDLDRAEVHEYTDGSDDGFLYCRGFIVAAGRRFYDAVAADPSMALMDAECEEMCYFFAHLHDKRFGGHPDTGSGISRETGGNSAGW